A genome region from Cervus canadensis isolate Bull #8, Minnesota chromosome 10, ASM1932006v1, whole genome shotgun sequence includes the following:
- the LOC122448895 gene encoding phosphate carrier protein, mitochondrial-like — translation MGLAKQRHPVAIELKARATPVRALSEATEAAKVRIQTQPGYANTLRDAAPKMYKEEGLKAFYKGVAPLWMRQIPYTMMKFACFERTVDKFVVPKPRSECSKPEQLVVTFVAGYTAGVFCAIVSHTADSVVSVLNKEKGSSASQVLKRLGFKGVWKGLLARIIMIGTLTALQWFIYDSVKVYFRLPRPPPPEMPESLKKKLGYTQ, via the exons ATGGGACTGGccaaacagagacatccggtcgcCATCGAGCTAAAGGCCAGggcaactcctgtgagg gctctgagtgaggcTACGGAAGCTGCTAAGGTTCGAATTCAAACCCAACCAGGTTATGCTAACACTCTGAGGGATGCAGCTCCCAAAATGTATAAGGAAGAAGGCTTAAAGGCGTTCTACAAGGGGGTTGCTCCTCTTTGGATGAGACAGATACcatacaccatgatgaagttTGCCTGCTTTGAACGTACTGTTGACAAGTTTGTGGTTCCCAAGCCCCGAAGTGAATGTTCAAAGCCAGAGCAGCTGGTTGTCACATTTGTGGCAGGTTACACAGCTGGAGTCTTCTGTGCCATTGTTTCCCACACTGCCGATTCCGTGGTGTCTGTGTTGAATAAAGAGAAGGGTAGCAGTGCCTCTCAGGTcctcaagagacttggatttaAAGGTGTATGGAAGGGACTCTTGGCCCGCATCATCATGATCGGCACTCTGACTGCACTACAGTGGTTTATCTATGATTCTGTGAAGGTCTACTTCAGGCTCCCTCGCCCTCCTCCCCCTGAGATGCCagagtctctgaagaagaagCTTGGGTACACTCAgtag